Proteins found in one Lepisosteus oculatus isolate fLepOcu1 chromosome 22, fLepOcu1.hap2, whole genome shotgun sequence genomic segment:
- the mzt2b gene encoding mitotic-spindle organizing protein 2 isoform X1 — MALSQQAAALAPSLEPPALVATVSGNVQKYALKKKKVLSAEETDLFELAQAAGITVDQEVFKIIVDLLKMNVAPLAVFQMLKAMCAGQRIADTSAGESLSGSQHIAAPEPRVDDSFVSGKSSKIPAPLSLSSGLRPARVNTKIVVYSPADSCSPISQGPPGSFQYTCCLFSPFAVRAKAGSGGAGQAHGERGGRDGSSQRVPRQPSASRGQKSGKSSGSSSSSSQLTSS; from the exons ATGGCGCTCTCTCAGCAGGCCGCCGCGCTGGCGCCCAGCCTGGAGCCGCCCGCCCTGGTGGCCACGGTGAGTGGGAACGTCCAGAAGTACGccctgaagaaaaagaaggtccTCAGTGCGGAGGAGACGGACCTGTTCGAGCTGGCGCAGGCGGCCGGGATCACGGTGGACCAGGAGGTGTTCAA GATCATTGTGGACCTGCTGAAGATGAATGTTGCTCCTCTGGCCGTCTTCCAGATGCTGAAGGCCATGTGTGCTGGACAGAGGATCGCTGACACCTCGGCTGGGGAGAGTTTGTCTGGGTCCCAGCACATTGCGGCCCCTGAGCCCAGAG TGGACGACTCTTTTGTGTCTGGAAAGAGCAGTAAAATCCCTGcacctctctccctgtcctctGGCCTGCGGCCTGCGAGAGTTAACACTAAGATTGTGGTCTACAGTCCTGCCGACTCTTGCTCACCCATCTCTCAAGGTCCCCCCGGTTCCTTCCAGTATACTTGCTGCCTGTTCTCTCCCTTTGCAG TGCGAGCGAAGGCAGGCTCCGGGGGAGCGGGACAGGCCCACGGAGAGAGGGGCGGTCGGGATGGCTCCAGCCAGCGCGTGCCCCGCCAGCCCAGCGCCTCCCGGGGGCAGAAATCAGGAAAGAGCTCTGGCAGCAGCAGCTCCTCGTCGCAGCTGACCTCCAGCTGA
- the mzt2b gene encoding mitotic-spindle organizing protein 2 isoform X2, producing the protein MALSQQAAALAPSLEPPALVATVSGNVQKYALKKKKVLSAEETDLFELAQAAGITVDQEVFKIIVDLLKMNVAPLAVFQMLKAMCAGQRIADTSAGESLSGSQHIAAPEPRVDDSFVSGKSSKIPAPLSLSSGLRPARVNTKIVVYSPADSCSPISQVRAKAGSGGAGQAHGERGGRDGSSQRVPRQPSASRGQKSGKSSGSSSSSSQLTSS; encoded by the exons ATGGCGCTCTCTCAGCAGGCCGCCGCGCTGGCGCCCAGCCTGGAGCCGCCCGCCCTGGTGGCCACGGTGAGTGGGAACGTCCAGAAGTACGccctgaagaaaaagaaggtccTCAGTGCGGAGGAGACGGACCTGTTCGAGCTGGCGCAGGCGGCCGGGATCACGGTGGACCAGGAGGTGTTCAA GATCATTGTGGACCTGCTGAAGATGAATGTTGCTCCTCTGGCCGTCTTCCAGATGCTGAAGGCCATGTGTGCTGGACAGAGGATCGCTGACACCTCGGCTGGGGAGAGTTTGTCTGGGTCCCAGCACATTGCGGCCCCTGAGCCCAGAG TGGACGACTCTTTTGTGTCTGGAAAGAGCAGTAAAATCCCTGcacctctctccctgtcctctGGCCTGCGGCCTGCGAGAGTTAACACTAAGATTGTGGTCTACAGTCCTGCCGACTCTTGCTCACCCATCTCTCAAG TGCGAGCGAAGGCAGGCTCCGGGGGAGCGGGACAGGCCCACGGAGAGAGGGGCGGTCGGGATGGCTCCAGCCAGCGCGTGCCCCGCCAGCCCAGCGCCTCCCGGGGGCAGAAATCAGGAAAGAGCTCTGGCAGCAGCAGCTCCTCGTCGCAGCTGACCTCCAGCTGA
- the mzt2b gene encoding mitotic-spindle organizing protein 2 isoform X3: MALSQQAAALAPSLEPPALVATVSGNVQKYALKKKKVLSAEETDLFELAQAAGITVDQEVFKIIVDLLKMNVAPLAVFQMLKAMCAGQRIADTSAGESLSGSQHIAAPEPRVRAKAGSGGAGQAHGERGGRDGSSQRVPRQPSASRGQKSGKSSGSSSSSSQLTSS, encoded by the exons ATGGCGCTCTCTCAGCAGGCCGCCGCGCTGGCGCCCAGCCTGGAGCCGCCCGCCCTGGTGGCCACGGTGAGTGGGAACGTCCAGAAGTACGccctgaagaaaaagaaggtccTCAGTGCGGAGGAGACGGACCTGTTCGAGCTGGCGCAGGCGGCCGGGATCACGGTGGACCAGGAGGTGTTCAA GATCATTGTGGACCTGCTGAAGATGAATGTTGCTCCTCTGGCCGTCTTCCAGATGCTGAAGGCCATGTGTGCTGGACAGAGGATCGCTGACACCTCGGCTGGGGAGAGTTTGTCTGGGTCCCAGCACATTGCGGCCCCTGAGCCCAGAG TGCGAGCGAAGGCAGGCTCCGGGGGAGCGGGACAGGCCCACGGAGAGAGGGGCGGTCGGGATGGCTCCAGCCAGCGCGTGCCCCGCCAGCCCAGCGCCTCCCGGGGGCAGAAATCAGGAAAGAGCTCTGGCAGCAGCAGCTCCTCGTCGCAGCTGACCTCCAGCTGA
- the LOC102686786 gene encoding uncharacterized protein isoform X1: protein MAAFIMQSSWLDSLAETQYSLSLPGSQLQPWLASFLQAHPSVRIKGTEHSYNPVLCQDEKCTARAKGSHMHCPFCSIAEAYQDPVILRAHYRVKHVDKGIDFAGLKVLRCCNHCEIVGTIKGEKKFKGAHWHCYRCRNGFNRRDEAVKHYKTHFRNPHTTFQIQITQEVNSRQYYEQSAEAHPKAYSGLPVTAGSNGDYSTIGSILAQTVIATAAGTETLLTEVPKDSSVSNGIAVGAEETVGPSPQATGRQTLVLMDPDGETGNLVYEETASMVTEQGGESLDQGLLLEKQLLELHQQNQALRQDKDEMEKKLRTEIQQLKDHMTGLVQANIKMFEELQLYRAKEDTEQKISKLVETLEAQHRELLQTQLAALRKEVLRGASALPASGDGATLQLSLPQDGEGEGEGVISFLGSPQGGGQEGEEGALAGLEIVEVQLEPETHLAKMDSPPPTVASLYPVDVLQDQQGALSPGKRSPEEQPEDSGETKRQRTT from the exons GCGCACCCCTCTGTGAGGATCAAGGGCACGGAGCACAGCTACAACCCGGTCCTGTGCCAGGATGAGAAGTGCACAGCCCGGGCCAAGGGCTCCCACATGCACTGCCCCTTCTGCAGCATCGCTGAGGCCTACCAGGACCCCGTCATCCTGCGGGCGCACTACCGAGTCAAGCACGTGGACAAAGGCATCGACTTCGCAG GCTTGAAGGTGCTGCGCTGCTGCAATCACTGTGAGATCGTGGGGACCATCAAAGGGGAGAAGAAGTTCAAAGGGGCCCACTGGCACTGCTACCGCTGCCGAAACGGCTTCAACCGCCGCGACGAGGCCGTCAAGCATTACAAGACCCACTTCCGCAACCCGCACACCACCTTCCAGATTCAGATCACCCAG GAGGTTAACAGCCGGCAGTATTATGAGCAGAGTGCGGAGGCACATCCCAAGGCCTACAGCGGACTGCCCGTCACGGCTGGCTCGAATGGGGACTACAGCACCATCGGCTCCATTCTGGCACAGACTGTTATTGCCACGGCCGCAGGCACGGAGACTCTCCTCACCGAGGTGCCCAAG GACAGCAGTGTGAGCAATGGCATTGCAGTGGGAGCGGAGGAGACAGTGGGGCCCTCCCCACAGGCCACGGGCAGACAGACTCTGGTCCTCATGGACCCCGACGGAGAGACTGGCAACCTGGTCTATGAAGAAACGGCCAGCATGGTCACAGAGCAG GGCGGGGAGAGCCTGGACCAGGGCCTGCTGCTGGAGAAACAGCTGCTGGAGCTCCACCAGCAGAACCAGGCGCTGAGGCAGGACAAGGACGAGATGGAGAAGAAGCTGCGGACAGAGATCCAGCAGCTGAAAGATCAC ATGACTGGTCTGGTTCAGGCCAACATCAAGATGTTTGAAGAGCTGCAGCTGTACCGGGCCAAGGAGGACACAGAACAGAAGATCAGTAAACTA gtggaGACGCTGGAAGCTCAGCACCGTGAGCTGCTGCAGACCCAGCTGGCTGCCCTGCGGAAGGAAGTCCTGCGGGGGGCGTCGGCCCTGCCCGCCAGCGGCGACGGGGCCACTCTGCAGCTCAGCCTGCCCCAGGACGGCGAGGGCGAGGGCGAGGGGGTCATTTCCTTCCTGGGCTCGCCGCAGGGCGGCGGGCAGGAGGGCGAGGAGGGGGCGCTGGCCGGGCTGGAGATCGTGGAGGTCCAGCTGGAGCCGGAGACGCACCTGGCCAAGATGgacagccccccccccaccgTGGCCTCCCTCTACCCTGTGGATGTGTTACAGGAccaacagggggcgctctcaccggGGAAGCGGTCCCCCGAGGAGCAGCCGGAGGATTCGGGTGAAACCAAACGGCAGCGGACCACCTGA
- the LOC102686786 gene encoding uncharacterized protein isoform X2: MAAFIAHPSVRIKGTEHSYNPVLCQDEKCTARAKGSHMHCPFCSIAEAYQDPVILRAHYRVKHVDKGIDFAGLKVLRCCNHCEIVGTIKGEKKFKGAHWHCYRCRNGFNRRDEAVKHYKTHFRNPHTTFQIQITQEVNSRQYYEQSAEAHPKAYSGLPVTAGSNGDYSTIGSILAQTVIATAAGTETLLTEVPKDSSVSNGIAVGAEETVGPSPQATGRQTLVLMDPDGETGNLVYEETASMVTEQGGESLDQGLLLEKQLLELHQQNQALRQDKDEMEKKLRTEIQQLKDHMTGLVQANIKMFEELQLYRAKEDTEQKISKLVETLEAQHRELLQTQLAALRKEVLRGASALPASGDGATLQLSLPQDGEGEGEGVISFLGSPQGGGQEGEEGALAGLEIVEVQLEPETHLAKMDSPPPTVASLYPVDVLQDQQGALSPGKRSPEEQPEDSGETKRQRTT; the protein is encoded by the exons GCGCACCCCTCTGTGAGGATCAAGGGCACGGAGCACAGCTACAACCCGGTCCTGTGCCAGGATGAGAAGTGCACAGCCCGGGCCAAGGGCTCCCACATGCACTGCCCCTTCTGCAGCATCGCTGAGGCCTACCAGGACCCCGTCATCCTGCGGGCGCACTACCGAGTCAAGCACGTGGACAAAGGCATCGACTTCGCAG GCTTGAAGGTGCTGCGCTGCTGCAATCACTGTGAGATCGTGGGGACCATCAAAGGGGAGAAGAAGTTCAAAGGGGCCCACTGGCACTGCTACCGCTGCCGAAACGGCTTCAACCGCCGCGACGAGGCCGTCAAGCATTACAAGACCCACTTCCGCAACCCGCACACCACCTTCCAGATTCAGATCACCCAG GAGGTTAACAGCCGGCAGTATTATGAGCAGAGTGCGGAGGCACATCCCAAGGCCTACAGCGGACTGCCCGTCACGGCTGGCTCGAATGGGGACTACAGCACCATCGGCTCCATTCTGGCACAGACTGTTATTGCCACGGCCGCAGGCACGGAGACTCTCCTCACCGAGGTGCCCAAG GACAGCAGTGTGAGCAATGGCATTGCAGTGGGAGCGGAGGAGACAGTGGGGCCCTCCCCACAGGCCACGGGCAGACAGACTCTGGTCCTCATGGACCCCGACGGAGAGACTGGCAACCTGGTCTATGAAGAAACGGCCAGCATGGTCACAGAGCAG GGCGGGGAGAGCCTGGACCAGGGCCTGCTGCTGGAGAAACAGCTGCTGGAGCTCCACCAGCAGAACCAGGCGCTGAGGCAGGACAAGGACGAGATGGAGAAGAAGCTGCGGACAGAGATCCAGCAGCTGAAAGATCAC ATGACTGGTCTGGTTCAGGCCAACATCAAGATGTTTGAAGAGCTGCAGCTGTACCGGGCCAAGGAGGACACAGAACAGAAGATCAGTAAACTA gtggaGACGCTGGAAGCTCAGCACCGTGAGCTGCTGCAGACCCAGCTGGCTGCCCTGCGGAAGGAAGTCCTGCGGGGGGCGTCGGCCCTGCCCGCCAGCGGCGACGGGGCCACTCTGCAGCTCAGCCTGCCCCAGGACGGCGAGGGCGAGGGCGAGGGGGTCATTTCCTTCCTGGGCTCGCCGCAGGGCGGCGGGCAGGAGGGCGAGGAGGGGGCGCTGGCCGGGCTGGAGATCGTGGAGGTCCAGCTGGAGCCGGAGACGCACCTGGCCAAGATGgacagccccccccccaccgTGGCCTCCCTCTACCCTGTGGATGTGTTACAGGAccaacagggggcgctctcaccggGGAAGCGGTCCCCCGAGGAGCAGCCGGAGGATTCGGGTGAAACCAAACGGCAGCGGACCACCTGA